ctgtttcctgtgACATCATCTCCCACATGGAacgcctcccctcccctcccctgtcccaCCCCACTGTGTTTTAATGTGAAACGCTCAGACAACTCCAGCTTTAATTTTACTGATCCTCTAAAGCTTTCTCTCACACCTGCACCTGCACCTCTTTTTGTCTTAATTAATGTGTTTGTCTTACTTCCCCTTTACCGCCGCCTGTTCTTTTACATTGGGTGGAAGTGAATGACGCCTACTCGTAGACACTCATGCTCTCTCCAAGAGAACATTCACAATTGAAttttcaagtgttttggaaattCAATTAACATTGCTTTTCATTCCCATCATCTTAGCTTTTttcagagagagaaacaccaaggtttttttttaaatgttcaggGGAAATGACAAGAAAGCTATATGTTCCTATATTTATATAGAATGAATCCTTAGAAATTACGTTTTTTTTAAGGTGTTTTCCTCTCCACCCTGGTGTAAGTGGTGCAAGTATTGTCGATATACAGTGTACAATATTGTCGATATACAGTGTACAGTATTGTCGATATATACAGTGTACAATATTGTCGATATATACAGTGTACAATATTGTCGATATATACAGTGTACAGTATTGTCGATATATACAGTGTACAATATTGTCGATATACAGTGTACAATATTGTCGATATATACAGTGTACAATATTGTCGATATATACAGTGTACAGTATTGTCGATATATACAGTGTACAGTATTGTCGATATATACAGTGTACAATATTGTCGATATACAGTGTACAATATTGTCGATATATACAGTGTACAATATTGTCGATATATACAGTGTACAGTATTGTCGATATATACAGTGTACAGTATTGTCGATATATACAGTGTACAGTATTGTCGATATACAGTGTACAGTATTGTCGATATACAGTGTACAATATTGTCGATATATACAGTGTACAGTATTGTCGATATATACAGTGTACAATATTGTCGATATACAGTGTACAATATTGTCGATATACAGTGTACAATATTGTCGATATATACAGTGTACAGTATTGTCGATATATACAGTGTACAATATTGTCGATATACAGTGTACAATATTGTCGATATATACAGTGTACAATATTGTCGATATATACAGTGTACAATATTGTCGATACACAGTGTACAGTATTGTcgatatacagtatacaatattGTCGATACACAGTGTACAGTATTGTCGATATATACAGTGTACAGTATTGTCGATATACAGTGTACAGTATTGTCAATATATACAGTGTACAGTATTGTCGATATACAGTGTACAGTGTTGTCGATATACAGTGTACAGTATTGTCAATATACAGTGTACAATATTGTCGATATACAGTGTACAGTATTGTCGATATATACAGTGTACAGTATTGTCGATATACAGTGTACAGTGTTGTCGATATACAGTGTACAATATTGTCGATATATACAGTGTACAGTGTTGTCGATATATACAGTGTACAATATTGTCGATATATACAGTGTACAGTATTGTCGATATACAGTGTACAGTATTGTCGATATATACAGTGTACATTATTGTCGATATATACAATGTACAGTATTGTCGATATATACAGTGTACAGTATTGTCGATATATACAGTGTACAGTATTGTCGATATATACAGTGTACAGTGTTGTcgatatacagtatacaatattGTCGATATACAGTGTACAATATTGTCGATATATACAGTGTACAATattgttgatatatacagtgTACAATATTGTCGATATACAGTGTACAGTATTGTCGATATATACAGTGTACAATATTGTCGATATACAGTGTACAGTATTGTCGATATATACAGTGTACAGTATTGTCGATATACAGTGTACAGTATTGTCGATATATACAGTGTACAATATTGTCGATATATACAGTGTACAATATTGTCGATATATACAGTGTACAATATTGTCGATATATACAGTGTACAATATTGTCGATATATACAGTGTACAGTATTGTCGATATATACAGTGTACAATATTGTCGATATATACAGTGTACAATATTGTCAATATATACAGTGTACAGTGTTGTCGATATATACAGTGTACAATATTGTCGATATATACCGTGTACAGTATTGTCGATATATACAGTGTACAGTATTGTCGATATATACAGTGTACAGTATTGTCGATATATACGGTGTACAGTGTTGTCGAtatacactgcattcggaaagtattcagaccccttgactttttccacattttgttacattacagccttattctaaaatgttcctcatcaattttcacacaatatcccataatgacaaagcgaaaacaggtttttagaaaattttgcaaatgtattaaaaataaaaatgtataataaatTACCAGATCAAAAGTGTTAAGACCCTTTGgtatatttacataaatattacCACCTtctgctgtgagactcgaaacggagctcaggtgcatcctgtttccattgatcatccttgagatgtttcgacaacttggttggagtcacctgtggtaaattcaattgattggatatgatttggaaaggcacacgcctgtctacataaggtcccacagttgacagtgcatgtcagagcaaaaaccaagccatgaggtcgaaggaattgtccgtagagctccgagacaggattgtgtcgaggcacagatctggggaaggttaccaaaacatttctgcagcattgaaggtccccaagaacacagtggcctccatcattcttaaatggaagaagtttggaaccaccaagactcttcctttagctggccgcccggccaaactgagcaatcggtggagaagggcctcggtcagggaggtgaccaagaacccgatggtcactctgacagagctccagagttcttctgtggagatgggagaaccttccagaaggacaaccatctctgcagcactccaccaatcaggcctttatggtagagtgaccagacagaagccattccttagtaaaagacacatgacatggagagagctgaaaatagctgtgcagcaacgctccccatccaacctgacagcttgagaagatctacagagaagaatgggagaaactccccaaatacaggtgtgccaagcttgtagtatcatacccaagaatactggaggctgtaatcgctgcctgagatgtttcaacaaagcacatttcattttttataaatttgcaaaaatgtctaaaaacctgtttttgctttgttattatggggtatagattgatgaggaaaacaacaatttaatcaattttagaataaggctgtaatgtaaccaaattaggaaaaattcaaggggtctgaatactttccgatgcaTGGTAATTGAAAAGAATCTACCAAACATCTAATTAAAATGTATGTAATGCTCTCTTCTTATGCTGTAAAACGGTGTGCTTAAGATTTCAGAAGCACCAATGCAAGTAGGTTGTGACAGAAATGGATTTTGGCCTGAACAGGTCGGCTGCTGTCCATGGTCGTAGACTGAACTCTGAGAAACATTAAGCAATCTCCGAACAGGCTTTTTTGTGTTTAAATTGCAGTAACATTTAGAATTTGGCCTGTGTCAAATGAGTCCATTACAAAGTTCATGATTTTGACAGATTATGTGAGGGTCTTTACTATCTGGGATCATTGGGAAGTTAAAATGTAAAATGGTCAAGGGCtaggtaaggttagggtaagagtttagggtagggatgtcccaaagATGTCCCAAAGACCCAGAAagtcaacctggtctcagagcatgtATTactattctgtatgtaaatccgagactattctgtatgtaaatccgagacacctGATCTATTATAATGTTTTAAATGTCCTATGATATGGATTAATCTGTgcatgtccatcacccattttgtttgatatgttatgaattacaattcgtattatatgttacgaatttacaAAACGTATAATGTTAGGAATTCGCAAAATGtactatatgttacgaattgaAAACAtttatatgttatgaattctatCTAGGTGGatatttagctaaaatgctaaatttATCCCTTATAAGAttcgaactcgcaacctttgggttgctagatgttcgcTTTATAtgttatgatatgttatgaatcctagctaggtggctaacgttagctaggctaggggttaaggttagaagttagctaaccctttaacctaacatTCTAAATAGTTGCAatgtagctaaaaagtagtaagtaattGAAaaattgctaattagctaaaatgataAAGTTGTATGTGAAAAGTTTCGAACTCACAACTTTTGGGTTGCCAGATGTTCGGAAtatatgtaaccataccaaatgtttCATATCAtactatactaaacaaaaatatcaatgcaatatgcaacaatttcaacaattttacaaatttacagttcacataaggaaataaattcattaggccctaatttcaCATAACTAGGCAGGGGTGCAGCCCCaagggtgggcctgggagggcgtaggtccacccacttgggagactgGACCACCCACTGGGGTGAAAGGCCTAcccaatcaaaatgtgttttccccacaaaagggctttattacagacagatatactcctcagattcatcagctgtccgggtggctggtctcagacgatcccgcaggtaaaaaagccggatgtggaggtcctgggctggcgtggttccACGTGGTCTggagttgtgaggccggttggacgtactgccaaattctctaaaacaacattggaggtggcttatggtagagaaattaacattcaattctctggcaacagctctggtggacattcctgcagtcagcatgccaatttcacactccttcaaaacttgagacatctgttgcattgtgttgtgtggcagaactgcacattttagagtgaccttttattgtccccagaacaaggtgcacctgagtactgataatgctgtttaatcagcttctcgctataccacacctgtcaggtggattaattatcttggcaaaggataaatgctcactgacagggatggAAACAAATTTGTTCACTAAATTTGAGGGTAACACGTTTTTTTTTGCGTTTGaccaatttctgggatcttttatttctgctcatgaaacatgggaccaacactttacatgattagtttgtatttttgttaagtataattttagtgtcccggatttacgtttactatgttacgtctggTTTATGAGACAAGGCTGGGATAGCACTAACCATTCTGTGAGCTATGCGATGCTGCAAAGCGCACCGTGCGTAGATCAGCAAAGCGCAGAATCTTCGCAGTGGATGGAGGCAAACGGAGTAATAAAAGATGCTTTAGCCTAGATGAATCTAACGGGCATTTCGTGGACAGCTGTGTGTCAGTAAAAATTGACACTTTGAAGCGAGCGGTGCAGTGGATGATATTCTGATGGGTTGTGGAGGAAGCCGGTCCGACACAATAATCGAACCGAGGTATCATGAAAGCTGGACCCGAGAAACCGAGTCGACATGGCTCACCAATACAGACGCCGAGGCTGCTCTTTCTACTATCAACAGTAAGAAGTGTCGTGATTGTGGAAAATATTCTGGATTTAAAGCTGAAAAATACGCAGGTTGGGTTGGGTAGCAGCTATCATGTAGCTTGTCTATTATACTGCTGTATAGACCTGCTGTAGTTTACctatacttttttttattgagGCAGTGAGTGAATCATGTATCTGTTCATTGTCATGGTGAACAGCGGCAATTTGGTGTAAATATATTGGATAAAAACGGGTCAATAATAAGTAATACTGTATGCAGAATCATCTTCACACCAGTGTGGTGAGATGGCCCATATGAACTGTGTGGTTAAGATTGTTTTAATCCACCTCTGTTACAAAGGGTCAGTCTCTCAATGCCCCATTCTGTTTTCATGTACACTACAGTCAAACTACACAAGGTAATAATCTCACTACTTTTGCTACCTTGTAATTGATATGTAATCCCTTACTCTGTGATTTACCTAGTCAGCAAAGTACATGTTACAACcttaatttaaaatggattaaataaatacaaattctcacccatctacacataataccccataatgacaaaatgaaaacatgtttttagaaattgttgcaaatttattgaaaatgaaatacagaaatatctaatttacataagtattcacactcctaaATCAATGCTTTGTAGaatcacctttgacagtgattacagctgtgagtctctctgggtaagtctaagatcTTTCcaaacctggattgtgcaacatttgcccatttgattattttctaaattcttcaagctttttcaaattggttgttgatcattgctagacaaccattttcaggtcttagattagattttcaagtagatttaagtcaaaagtgtaactcagccactcaggaacattcactgtcttattggtaagcaactccagtgtagatttggccttgtgttttaggttattgtcctgctgaaaggtggattCTTCCTCTTCTTCAGGTAAAGGGCTGGAGGGTATTcagaaggagaagaggatgatGGTGACCACAGGGACCCAGTGTGGGAAGCAGACCCTCACCAGCTCTGGACCCAACCACTGGCGGTCCTGCCACGATATAGGCCTCACTGTATGTCCATACCAAATGGGTAGTCTCCTGATAATCAGATGATGACTGTCATAATCAATGAAACCAGTCTCTTGACAATGTCCCGACAATCAGTATAAAACAGGAGTGGTGGGATTATCATATATAACTTGTTGCTTTGTCTACTCAGTACTTATCTAAACCATAGACTAGTAGCCTACATAACATGGGTGGTTTAATGAATCAGTGTAACTCAAGATGACAGTGTGGGCCTATATACTAAACTATACTACTGTAGAGGGTCTGTAATACTAAACTGAAGCCTCCATGTCTATGACTGTTAGAATTAAATCGTCTTTTGTCCTTTTACAGCAAACAAAAAAGGAGTCCAGAAGGAGAGCATCTAAGGAGGTGCCTGCTCCGTCTAAAGCGGTCCAGTCTGTCAGTGGCAGTGGGGACACCGTCCCACTCAGTCAGGCCGGTGATGAAAGGTGAAAACAGCCAGAGGAGGTTGGAGAACGATGATCTACTGTCTGGTTGAGCTGGAATAGGCCTGGAAGGTTGAGCTGGAATAGGCCTGGAGGGTTGAGCTGGAATAGGCCTGGAGGGTTGAGCAGGAATAGGCCTGGAGGGTTGAGCTGGAATAGGCCTGGAGGGTTGAGCTGGAATAGGCCTGGAGGGTTGCAGACGAGTCCTGATTCCTGGTGACAAATGttgcttgtgtcccaaatggcacccgattccctatgtagtgccctatGTAGTTCCATATGTAGTGCTCTATGTAGTGCTCTATGTATTTCTCTATGTAGTGCTCTATGTAGTTCCCCATGTAGTGCTCTATGtagttccctatgtagtgctctatgtaccctacattactcatctcatatgtatatactgtactcgataccatctactgcatcttgcctatgccgttctgtaccatcacgcattcatatctttatgtacatattctttatccctttacacttgtgtgtataaggtagtagttttggaattgttaggttagattactactgtattgtcggaactagaagcacaagcatttcactacactcgcattaacatctgctaaccatgtgtatgtgacaaatacatttgatttgatttgatgtagttccctatgtagtgctctatgtagttccctatgtagtgccctatgtagttccctatgtagtgctctatgtagttccctatgtagtgctctATGTAGTTCCCTATGTAGTGTTCTATGtagttccctatgtagtgccctatgtagttccctatgtagtgctctatgtagggaatagagtgccatttgggatgcattctttATCTTCACCCCAGGGGCATCAATTGGGTAAGGCAGACATACCCTAGTTTAACGCCAACAATTTAAAATAGGCTACTAAAATCAGTCCAATccccagtaaaaggcaaatgCAGTTTAGTGGGTATTGATGACTGACTTTAGGACTATACGGAGGTCAGGGAGCGGGAGGGAAAGCTGTttgtatggctggctggctggttggctttATGAAGAGGGCACACAGCTGCAGGGAACTTTTTCTCAAAACAGTGCAGAGTTAAGATGTCTTTGGCTAGGTAACTGATGTTTGACTTGACATGAAACTAGACTAGAGTTTTAATCCCTGTGCTGAGCTAGTGTGTAGCAGCTAATTACTGAATGACGTGTTTTGTAGAATGTTAAGTCccctattgactgaggtgaacGGTGCTACAGGAACAcggtggtaatggctggagtcaATTTagcttgtttttgctgttctcccATTTGCTTTTAAGAATTTTTAAATTTTGTAGAAATAAAGTAAATGAGCTTCAATTTGGTTTAGCTGAAATGACCCCCTGCTTCACACCAATGCACCCTCCCTCCCTTACACAGAGAGATTAATTACACATATGGAGGAGGTGCAGATGGTTCTGGGATGGATGAAGCTGACTGTCAATGGATGAACTGTGAACTGGGTGAATGGGTGAACTGCAGATGGATGGATGAACTGCAGATGGATGTGTGAACTGCAGATGGATGGGAGAACTGCAGATGGATGGGAGAactatagatggatggatgggtgaactgcagatggatggatgtactgtagatggatggatgggtgaacTGCAGATGGATGGATGAACTGTAGATGGATGGGTGAActgcagatggatggatgggagaaCTGCAGATGGATGGGAGAactatagatggatggatggatgggtgaacTGCAGAAGGATGGGAGAACCCTAGACGGATGGATGGGTGAACTGCAGATGTATGGGTGAACTGTAGATGGATGGGTGAACTGTAGATGGATGGGTGaactgtagatggatggatgggtgaactgtagatggatggatgggtgaacTGCAGATGGATGGGAGAACTATATATGGATGGATGGGAGAACTTCAGATGGAAGTGCGAACTGCAGATGGATGGGAGAactatagatggatggatgggtgaccTGCAGATGGATGGGAGAactatagatggatggatgagtgaactgcagatggatggatgggtgaacTGTAGATGGATGGGTGAACTGTAGATGGATGGGAGAACTATATATGGATGGGTGAACTGTAGATGGATGGGAGAACTGCAGATGGATGGGAGAACTATAGATGGATGGGCGAACTGCAGATGGATGGGTGAACTGCAGATGGATGGGTGAACTGTAGATGGATGGGATAACTATAGATGGATGGGTGAACTGCAGATGGATGGGTGAACTGTAGATGGATGGGAGAGCTGCAGATGGATGGGTGAACTGCAAATGGATGGGAGAACTGCAGATGGATGGGTGAACTGCAGTTGGATGGATGGGTGAACAGCAGATAGGTGAACTGCAGATGGGAGAActgcagatggatggatgggtgaacGGCATATGGATGGATGTTGAActgcagatggatggatgggggaatTGTAGAACTGTAGATGGATGGGTGAACTGTAGATGAACTGCAGATGGATGGGAGAACTGTAGATGGATGGGAGAACTGCAGATGGATGGGAGAACTATAGATGGATGGGTGAACTGCAGATGGATGGGTGAACTGCAGATGGATGGGTGAACTGTAGATGGATGGGAGAACTATAGATCGATGGGTGAACTGTAGATGGATGGGTGAACTGTAGATGGATGGGTGAACTGTAGATGGATGGGGTAACTATGGATGGATGGGTGAACTGCAGATCGATGGGTGAACTGTAGATGGATGGGTGAACTGCAGATGGATAGGTGAACTATAGATGGATGGGAGAACTATAGATGGATGGGCGATCTGCAGATGGATGGGTGAACTGTAGATGGATGGGAGAACTATAGATGGATGGGTGAACTGCAGATGGATGGGTGAACTACAGATGGATGGGAGAACTATAGATGGATGGGCGAACTGCAGATAGATGGGTGaactgtagatggatggatggatggatgggagacCTGCAGATGGTTGGGTGAACTGTAGATGGATGGGAGAACTGTGGATGGATGGGTGAActgcagatggatggatggatggatggatgggagacCTGCAGATGGATGGGTGAACTGTAGATGGATGGGAGAACTGCGGATGGATGGGTGAACTGCAGATGGATGGATTGGTGAACTGTAGATTAATGGATGGGTGaactgtagatggatggatgggtgaactgcagatggatggatggatgaactgtagatggatggatgggtgaactgcagatggatggatggatgggtgaatTGTAGaactgtagatggatggatggatgggtgaacTGCAGATGGATAGATGGGGGGTGAActgcagatggatggatgggtgaatTGTAGaactgtagatggatggatgggtgatctgcaaatggatggatgggtgaacTGTAGATTGATGGATGTGTTAATTGTTGATGGATGGGTGAActgcagatggatggatggatgggtgaactgcagatggatggatgggtgaacTGCAGATGGGTGGATGGGCGAACTGCAGATGGATGTGTGAACTGCAGATGGATGGGTGAACTGTAGATGGATGGGTGAACTGTAGATGGATGAACTGCAGGTGGATGGGTGAACTGTTGATGGATGAACTGCAGATGGATGGGTGAACcttagatggatggatgggtgaatTGTAGATGGATGGGCGAAATGCAGATGGATGGGTGAACTGCAGATGGATGGGAGAACTGCAGATGGATGGGAGAACTGGGTGAATGGGTGAAACAGAGTGGGTGAGTGGGAAGCCAATGAATGATTGAATGATGTGTATATATAGGTAGTTAAAACATGTGTGTGGTTCTGTtaggctcagttggtagagcttggCGCCTTGCAACGCCAAGGGTCGTGGGTATGATTCCTGATGGGGACAACATTATGTAACATTTATACCCAATAGCTGCATTTAGTAACGCTAGTATTTACACACTAGTGGTGCTGGGAATTAGCTTGCAAAAAAACAGAATAGTCCGCCGGAAGCCAGAAGTTAAATTAACTAAAATTTTAATTGTCTGTATGTTCTGTCCTAATGCAGGGAGGAATTTGAAGAAACACATCTAATAGCATATAAATTACTTTCCAAACCGTGGTCTGTTGTGGACCCACTTCCTCTCCGCTTACCTCATGTCAAAATAAGTCCTGCATGTGTGCCATATCTGCACAAAAAAGCAAGAACTTGTGGGCGACTTTTATTTTGCCATGAGGTAAGCAGAGAGAAAGTGACCTCTGAGGAACTGCACGGGTCCACACAGACCCACGTTTGGGAAGTCTGTTTAGTTATAGTACATTCCATGAgatgtttttctctctcattctcccctgcATAAGGGCCAAGCCTACAGACAAATCGACAGAGTAAGTTGAAATTCAATTTTGTTACTGACAAACGGCTTCCGGCGGACTATTCTAATACCCAGCAACACTAGCGTGTAAATACTAGCATTACTAAAAGCAGCTAGATACACACGCATGActctaagtcactttggataaaagcgctTGCTAAAATGGCATGTTGTTGTTAGACCATAAGTGCTGTCGACCGACGACTACAGGGGGCTTTACAACTAAATATAAATATCCCGCATGTGCCTATACAATAATATTGTCTTATTCTTCTGGGCTCGTATTCATAAAGTGTGTCAGAGTAGGAGCAATGTTCTCGGATCAGGTCTCCCCATATAGTCTTATTATAATCTAAAAACGTATCCTAGAACAGCAATACTACTCTGAGACACTCGATGAATACAAACTCTGGTTCGTTGTTGAGTTTAGTTCTTGTGAATATGATAAACTGCTCTGTAATGTGGTTTTAATCAAGCTGCTCTGTAATGGGGTTTTAGAGTGGTTTTAATCAAGCTGCTCTGTAATGGGGTTTTAGAGTGGTTTTAATCAAGCTGCTCTGTAATGGGGTTTTAGAGTGGTTTTAATCAAGCTGCTCTGTAATGGGGTTTTAGAGTGGTTTTAATCAAGCTGCTCTGTAATGAGGTTTTAGAGTGGTTTTAATCAAGCTGCTCTGTAATGGGGTTTTAGAGTGGTTTTAATCAAGCTGCTCTGTAATGGGGTCTTAGAGTGGTTTTAATCAGTGGACAAAGTCCTCTACCATTCTACTATCTCAGGACAAGCTTCTGAAGTGAATGTATGACATGTTTTTATGCATTTAATTTGAAGTTTTTGCCACCTGTGTTTTACAGTATATGTTCTGCATGTGTTTGAACCATCTGAGCCTCATAAagtggtttcatctgaccaagcAATCTTTGTTGACAACTGATTTGGTTTGGGATCTGTTTTTTTTGGTTTCTTTTCCTACACAAACAAAGGGGCTCATCCAATCCTAGGCTTatctttccttcctcccttccttgaaGTAATATTTACTAATTAGAATTTCTAAATGGCTGGAGAGGTGAAAGGTCATCTGGTGGAGCCCTTGCGTACACCTTCTTTGGTAGGGTTTTAgggaattgggggggggggggaccaacaacatacaaaacaaaaaataattgTCAATCAAGTTTACTCGCAGCCCTCCGCAGACCCAGAGACCTGAGA
This genomic interval from Oncorhynchus clarkii lewisi isolate Uvic-CL-2024 chromosome 18, UVic_Ocla_1.0, whole genome shotgun sequence contains the following:
- the LOC139372793 gene encoding brain and acute leukemia cytoplasmic protein produces the protein MGCGGSRSDTIIEPRYHESWTRETESTWLTNTDAEAALSTINSKKCRDCGKYSGFKAEKYAGKGLEGIQKEKRMMVTTGTQCGKQTLTSSGPNHWRSCHDIGLTQTKKESRRRASKEVPAPSKAVQSVSGSGDTVPLSQAGDER